A portion of the Babylonia areolata isolate BAREFJ2019XMU chromosome 4, ASM4173473v1, whole genome shotgun sequence genome contains these proteins:
- the LOC143281592 gene encoding uncharacterized protein LOC143281592 gives MNFTDSTTCLVDHELSFAEADSREYGGYYNSCAVPMEGDSGDSCSLNSSSSGSQNSSLVSPDRVYFPPPQTPSPPQHHNSHRQQCCQHKGRQHQEPQQWRNSSAEERETFSDYGISARMSDHHQRLDQQQTQEMLDQHLRLEQQQHQQHHYQQQQQQQHQGMLDHHLGLKQQQQHQGTPDHHHHQQQHQQHQRQQLHNQKGRPRSQICRSDGGAGEVMFFHSAKGVWDSLAYITSLTDMCDVVFHVGKARHPVYGVKSLLSVRSRVMYLKILAAQRSASASPKSKWKRLRHRSAADNDVITDGRIHVDVKDYDAQVFSQLVGFLHSGRVTVDADTVLGLYCAAAEYEVADLRTACWDFLDRCAQRNQTHSILMSGRSYLGRKVLDKLCQKFFTN, from the exons ATGAATTTCACAGATTCAACGACATGCCTTGTGGACCACGAACTGTCGTTTGCAGAAGCTGATTCCAGAG AATACGGAGGCTACTACAACAGCTGTGCTGTGCCAATGGAGGGGGACTCGGGGGATTCCTGCAGCTTGAACAGCAGCAGTTCAGGATCTCAAAACTCCTCGCTGGTCTCCCCAGACCGCGTCTATTTCCCCCCTCCACAAACCCCGTCAccgccacaacaccacaacagccATCGCCAGCAATGCTGTCAACATAAGGGGCGGCAACACCAAGAGCCTCAACAATGGAGAAATTCTAGTGCAGAGGAAAGAGAAACATTCTCTGACTATGGCATCAGTGCCAGAATGTCGGACCATCACCAAAGACTagatcaacaacaaacacaagagaTGTTAGACCAGCATCTAAGACtagaacagcaacagcatcagcagcaccactaccaacagcaacaacaacaacagcatcaaggAATGCTAGACCATCACCTAGGactaaaacagcagcagcaacatcaaggAACGccagaccaccaccatcaccaacaacaacatcagcaacaccaaAGGCAACAACTACACAACCAGAAAGGACGACCACGATCGCAGATTTGCCGATCagatggaggggcgggggaagtGATGTTTTTTCACAGCGCCAAAGGGGTGTGGGACAGTCTGGCTTACATCACCAGTCTGACCGACATGTGTGACGTCGTCTTCCACGTGGGCAAGGCGCGACATCCCGTTTATGGCGTCAAGTCCTTGTTGTCAGTCCGAAGCAG AGTGATGTACCTGAAGATTCTGGCAGCACAGAGATCCGCGTCAGCCTCCCCAAAGTCCAAATGGAAAAGACTGCGTCATCGTAGTGCGGCAGACAATGACGTCATCACGGACGGCCGAATCCATGTCGACGTCAAAGACTATGACGCACAAGTGTTCTCCCAGCTGGTCGGGTTTTTGCACAGCGGTCGAGTAACGGTGGATGCAGACACAGTTTTAG gactgTATTGCGCCGCGGCGGAGTACGAAGTTGCCGATTTGCGCACGGCATGCTGGGACTTTTTGGATCGTTGCGCGCAACGAAACCAGACCCATTCCATCCTCATGTCTGGCAGATCGTACCTGGGCAGAAAGGTTCTAGACAAATTGTGTCAAAAG TTCTTCACGAACTGA